The following are from one region of the Saccharomyces kudriavzevii IFO 1802 strain IFO1802 genome assembly, chromosome: 12 genome:
- the RGR1 gene encoding Rgr1p (similar to Saccharomyces cerevisiae RGR1 (YLR071C); ancestral locus Anc_8.15) yields the protein MTTTIGSPQMLANEERLSNEMHGLKNRSEQNGQDQQVPVRNTQLHSPSATVPEMTATQKESLEVVPTNSRATATTSTSQPTLPHVEINQVSLALVIRNLTVYTMKELAQYMKTNVHTQMNEPNSAKKIRFLQLIIFLRTQFLKLYVLVKWTRTIKQNNFHVLIDLLNWFRLTNMNVNSCIWALKSSLNSMTNAKLPNVDLVTALEVLSLGRPNLPTHNFKLSGGSDSMDMMDGMARVPLGLILQRLKDLNLTVSIKIALMSIPKPLNSYHIKNGRIYFVVTNEFEIQLSTVNRQSPLFFVDLKLLFNTEAEQSVSTATEANSPCGNSGSNDERSVSNGNSLPLNKPRLEKLINEILLKSNDPLSSLYNFLHKYVLTLQLYMVHREFLKLASGGKFSKSNLIHNYDSKKSIITVRYWLNGKMDSKGKITIGIQKTTESLILKWDNRSALRAKNMPVIYNNIVSNIEGILDEIMFNHARIIRSELLARGIFQEDEENPDVLLFQLPTTCVSMAPIQLKIDLLSGQFYFRNPTPLLLSYASKINRAESPEELARILQQLKLDKITHVLTTMFENTGWSCSKIIKINKPIGTQVKINSDKIVKKESNDDVVDNNNSNGDFSLLLQRDLFIRLPHWPLNWYLILSITSSKTSCIVEKRIGKIVSQRGKWNLNYLDNSNVITVKLESITYQKIMILQKSILNRIINHMLIDSLNQLKIHNKIYSSEMINEQKLPQYIIQGGNTNDNISIITLELESFLEGSKALNSILESSMFLRIDYSNSQIRLYAKFKRNTMMIQCQIDKLYIHFVQQEPLAFYLEENFTNLGIIVQYLTKFRQKLMQLVVLTDVVERLHKNFESENFKIIALQPNEISFKYLSNNDEDDKDCTIKILTNDDSIKSLTVQLSPSNPQHIIQPFLDNSKMDYHFIFSYLQFTSSLFKSLKVILNERGGKYHPGGSQYSTLVNIGLHNLNEYQIVYYNPQAGTKITICIELKTVLHNGRDKIQFHIHFADVAHITTKSPAYPMMHQVRNQVFMLDTKRLGSAESAKPVLGSHAIRLGNGVACDPSEIESILMEIHNILKVDSNSSSS from the coding sequence ATGACTACGACGATAGGTTCCCCACAGATGCTGGCTAATGAGGAGAGACTTTCTAACGAGATGCACGGGCTGAAGAACCGCTCCGAGCAGAATGGACAAGACCAACAGGTTCCCGTCAGGAACACTCAACTACATAGTCCCTCAGCGACCGTTCCAGAGATGACAGCTACGCAAAAAGAGTCCTTGGAAGTGGTACCGACGAACTCAAGGGCAACGGCTACAACAAGTACGTCTCAGCCAACATTGCCACATGTTGAGATTAACCAGGTCAGTCTGGCGTTGGTAATAAGGAACTTGACGGTATATACCATGAAGGAGCTCGCTCAATACATGAAGACTAACGTGCACACTCAGATGAACGAGCCCAACTCcgcaaagaaaatacgcTTTTTACAACTGATCATATTCTTAAGGacacaatttttgaagcttTACGTGCTTGTTAAATGGACCCGCACtataaaacaaaacaattttCATGTACTAATTGACCTGTTGAACTGGTTTAGATTGACCAACATGAACGTCAACAGTTGTATCTGGGCTTTGAAAAGTAGTCTCAATTCCATGACCAATGCTAAGTTGCCCAATGTGGATTTGGTCACCGCTTTGGAGGTCTTGAGTCTTGGAAGACCTAATTTACCTACGCACAACTTCAAGTTAAGCGGTGGCAGTGACTCCATGGATATGATGGATGGTATGGCTAGGGTCCCCCTAGGATTGATTCTACAGAGATTaaaagatttgaatttgactGTTTCGATTAAAATTGCATTGATGAGCATTCCTAAACCGTTGAACAGCTATCATATTAAAAACGGTAGAATCTACTTTGTTGTCACCAATGAGTTCGAGATCCAGTTATCCACTGTTAATAGACAGTCCCCTCTCTTTTTCGTGGACTTGAAATTGTTGTTCAACACAGAGGCTGAGCAAAGCGTTTCAACGGCAACGGAGGCTAATTCCCCCTGCGGTAACAGCGGCAGCAACGATGAGCGCTCTGTTTCCAACGGCAACAGCTTACCTTTAAATAAACCAAGACTGGAGAAACTGATCAAtgaaattcttttgaaaagtaatGATCCATTGTCATCCCTATACAACTTCTTGCATAAATACGTGTTGACATTACAGTTATACATGGTTCATCGAGAATTTTTAAAACTGGCGAGTGGCggcaaattttccaaaagtAATTTGATTCATAACTATGACTCtaaaaaaagtataatCACAGTCAGATATTGGCTCAACGGTAAGATGGACAGTAAAGGTAAAATTACCATTGGTATCCAGAAAACGACGGAAAGtctcattttgaaatgggACAATCGGAGTGCATTGAGGGCTAAAAACATGCCTGTAatttataataatattgTATCAAATATCGAAGGGATTTTAGACGAGATCATGTTCAATCATGCAAGGATTATTAGATCAGAGCTTCTGGCAAGAGGtatatttcaagaagacgaagaaaatCCCGATGTTTTGTTATTTCAACTTCCCACAACATGCGTTTCCATGGCACCTATTCAATTAAAGATTGATTTATTGAGTGGTCAGTTTTACTTCCGAAATCCAACTCCACTATTATTGAGTTACGCATCTAAGATTAATAGGGCCGAGAGCCCAGAGGAGTTGGCAAGAATATTACAACAACTGAAGTTAGACAAGATTACCCACGTGTTAACTACTATGTTTGAAAACACAGGATGGTCATGTAGCAAAATCATTAAGATCAATAAACCAATTGGGACTCAAGTGAAAATCAACAGTGACAAAATTGTGAAGAAGGAGAGTAATGACGATGTTGTGGATAACAACAATAGTAATGGCGATTTTTCCCTATTATTACAAAGGGACCTATTTATTAGACTACCACACTGGCCTCTTAACTGGTATTTGATTCTGTCGATAACATCCTCTAAAACATCATGTatagtggaaaaaagaattggtAAAATAGTCTCACAGCGTGGGAAATGgaatttgaattatttGGACAATTCTAATGTAATAACTGTCAAGTTGGAGTCAATAacatatcaaaaaataatgatattGCAAAAATCTATTTTGAATAGAATCATAAACCATATGCTGATCGATTCTTTGAACCAATTAAAGATCCATAATAAGATTTATTCCTCTGAAATGATTAATGAACAAAAACTACCTCAGTATATCATTCAAGGAGGTAACACTAATGATAATATATCAATCATAACTTTAGAATTAGAATCATTTTTGGAAGGTTCCAAGGCATTGAACTCCATACTGGAAAGTTCCATGTTTTTAAGGATAGACTATTCTAACTCTCAAATACGATTATAtgccaaattcaaaagaaatacAATGATGATTCAGTGCCAAATCGATAAATTATACATTCATTTTGTGCAACAAGAGCCTTTAGCCTTTTATCTGGAGGAGAATTTCACAAACCTAGGTATAATAGTGCAATATCTAACCAAATTCAGGCAAAAATTGATGCAATTAGTTGTATTGACAGATGTTGTGGAAAGATTGCACAAGAATTTTGAGTCCGAAAACTTTAAAATAATCGCATTACAGCCCAACGAAATTTCCTTCAAGTATCTTTCCAACaatgacgaagatgataaGGACtgtacaataaaaatacttACAAACGACGATTCTATCAAAAGTTTGACTGTTCAACTGTCACCTTCGAATCCACAACATATAATTCAACCTTTCTTAGACAATTCGAAGATGGATTATCATTTTATCTTTAGCTACCTACAATTCACGTCATCCTTGTTCAAATCTCTGAAAGTGATTCTCAATGAAAGGGGAGGTAAATACCATCCCGGTGGAAGTCAGTACTCTACATTGGTGAACATTGGACTGCATAATCTAAACGAGTATCAAATAGTTTATTATAACCCTCAGGCAGGTACTAAGATCACAATATGCATAGAATTGAAAACCGTTTTGCATAATGGCCGTGACAAAATTCAATTCCACATTCATTTTGCAGACGTGGCACACATCACCACGAAATCCCCCGCTTATCCAATGATGCATCAAGTCAGAAATCAGGTGTTTATGCTGGATACTAAGCGATTAGGATCCGCAGAAAGTGCCAAACCTGTCCTTGGATCGCATGCTATTCGTTTGGGCAATGGTGTTGCCTGTGATCCCAGCGAGATAGAGTCTATCCTAATGGAAATCCATAACATCCTCAAAGTTGACTCGAATTCCAGCTCATCTTAG
- the FMP25 gene encoding Fmp25p (similar to Saccharomyces cerevisiae FMP25 (YLR077W); ancestral locus Anc_8.7): MSFKLLVRTQQRFPRRNWFVRTRQYAKQPQYDEADLFAENINHGAYKAKKRSCDEQFQWPEKSPDQISREAERQWERMAKLSAVGQGMLILLVVGGLGTAYLRWPELKSWWLIKMNGGRINATQEQNGQDSLDKLVKKKAKDLLREIPQVPSFQPGVGHPGVYIWGRCHSRDSLFPVRVPNLDNRKFRDILLAPSNDFNTNFALDEKGDLVAWDDLGQTKTLLPGQGLTSMKYSNNYLYALNKKGEILIIPIGTPGLIASKLSSRRSRLLPWKIRHKYDWKLPTGQVFNGRKGENRVVQFDTGSHHLVLLSNLGKAYSCATGDDGKQAQVSRGQFGIPTFSQFDEFPPNNKLFEIELLNKFKHEGDHTIHRRKIERIACGSYHTLALDGDGELYAFGWNRFGQLALPISYNLEYVSFPRSVTHAFRPHFPGMTDWKCVDMHCDDETSFVTIFRPGLTPDHHYFAFGNGLFGELGNNTFKNSQCEPVKIKLDDKRLINWSCGSHCVFGETDHHHEVVVWGNNDHGQLGIGKKTMKCARPMNIPDVLKPGQDTTDLDSIYNSKFQLRKGQRVVTNGSKSCIYWQT; the protein is encoded by the coding sequence ATGTCATTTAAGCTACTGGTAAGGACTCAGCAACGTTTCCCCCGTCGCAACTGGTTTGTGCGTACCAGGCAGTACGCCAAACAGCCCCAATACGATGAGGCAGACTTGTTTGCAGAAAACATAAATCACGGTGCATATAAGGCCAAGAAAAGATCCTGTGACGAGCAATTCCAATGGCCTGAGAAGTCTCCAGATCAAATCTCAAGGGAGGCTGAACGCCAATGGGAAAGAATGGCGAAATTGTCTGCTGTTGGGCAGGGGATGCTCATCCTTCTGGTCGTGGGTGGACTGGGGACCGCCTACTTGCGCTGGCCAGAACTGAAATCCTGGTGGTTGATCAAGATGAATGGCGGTCGCATAAACGCAACACAGGAGCAAAACGGTCAAGATTCGTTGGACAAGCTGGTTAAGAAAAAGGCGAAGGATTTGCTAAGGGAAATTCCGCAGGTGCCTTCCTTTCAACCTGGAGTGGGCCATCCTGGTGTGTACATATGGGGCAGGTGCCATTCCAGAGATTCCTTATTCCCCGTTAGAGTACCCAATCTGGATAATCGTAAGTTTAGAGACATCCTGCTGGCTCCCTCGAATGATTTCAACACAAATTTCGCACTTGACGAGAAGGGTGACCTGGTAGCATGGGATGATTTGGGTCAAACGAAGACGTTGTTGCCAGGCCAAGGCCTGACTTCGATGAAGTACTCCAACAACTACCTATACGcattaaataaaaaaggtgAAATACTAATCATACCTATAGGGACTCCCGGTCTAATTGCCTCCAAACTATCGTCAAGAAGGTCAAGGCTATTACCATGGAAGATTAGGCATAAGTATGATTGGAAGCTGCCAACAGGTCAAGTTTTCAATGGTAGAAAGGGAGAGAATCGTGTGGTGCAGTTTGACACCGGTAGCCACCACCTGGTCCTATTATCCAATTTAGGCAAGGCCTATTCATGTGCCACGGGGGATGATGGAAAACAAGCTCAAGTATCGAGAGGACAATTTGGTATACCGACGTTTTCACAGTTTGATGAGTTCCCACCGAATAATAAACTATTCGAAATCGAATTATTGAATAAATTTAAACATGAAGGAGACCACACCATtcacagaagaaaaatcgAGAGGATTGCGTGTGGATCCTACCATACGCTAGCACTAGACGGCGACGGTGAACTTTATGCGTTTGGTTGGAACAGGTTTGGCCAGTTGGCGTTGCCCATATCATACAATTTGGAGTACGTTTCTTTCCCCAGGTCGGTAACGCATGCATTCAGACCGCACTTCCCAGGGATGACGGACTGGAAGTGTGTGGATATGCATTGTGATGACGAGACGTCGTTTGTGACCATTTTCAGGCCCGGTCTAACGCCAGaccatcattattttgcATTCGGCAATGGACTTTTCGGTGAACTCGGTAATAacactttcaaaaactcaCAGTGTGAGCCAGTAAAAATTAAATTGGATGACAAGAGACTCATTAATTGGAGTTGCGGCTCGCACTGTGTGTTTGGTGAAACAGATCATCACCATGAAGTGGTTGTCTGGGGTAATAACGACCACGGCCAACTGGGTATaggaaagaaaaccatGAAATGTGCCAGGCCAATGAACATCCCTGATGTTTTGAAGCCGGGACAAGATACCACAGATTTGGACTCGATTTATAACAGCAAGTTCCAGCTAAGAAAGGGACAACGTGTCGTCACGAATGGTAGTAAGAGTTGTATATACTGGCAGACTTGA
- the RPL10 gene encoding 60S ribosomal protein uL16 (similar to Saccharomyces cerevisiae RPL10 (YLR075W); ancestral locus Anc_8.10), translating into MARRPARCYRYQKNKPYPKSRYNRAVPDSKIRIYDLGKKKATVDEFPLCVHLVSNELEQLSSEALEAARICANKYMTTISGRDAFHLRVRVHPFHVLRINKMLSCAGADRLQQGMRGAWGKPHGLAARVDIGQIIFSVRTKDNNKDVVVEGLRRARYKFPGQQKIIMSKKWGFTNLDRPEYLKKRDAGEVKDDGAFVKFLSKKGSLEHNVREFPEYFASKA; encoded by the coding sequence ATGGCTAGAAGACCAGCTAGATGTTACAGataccaaaaaaacaagCCTTACCCAAAGTCTAGATACAACAGAGCTGTTCCAGACTCCAAGATCAGAATTTACGATTTGGGTAAGAAGAAGGCCACTGTCGATGAATTCCCATTGTGTGTCCATTTGGTCTCCAACGAATTGGAACAATTGTCTTCTGAAGCTTTGGAAGCCGCCCGTATCTGTGCTAACAAGTACATGACCACCATTTCTGGTAGAGATGCTTTCCACTTGAGAGTCAGAGTCCATCCTTTCCACGTCTTGAGAATCAACAAAATGTTGTCTTGTGCCGGTGCGGATAGATTGCAACAAGGTATGAGAGGTGCTTGGGGTAAGCCCCACGGTTTGGCCGCTCGTGTCGACATTGGTCAAATCATCTTCTCCGTCAGAACCAAGGACAACAACAAGGACGTTGTTGTTGAAGGTTTGAGAAGAGCCAGATACAAGTTCCCAGGTCAACAAAAGATCATCATGTCTAAGAAGTGGGGTTTCACCAACTTGGACAGACCAGAAtacttgaagaagagagaTGCTGGTGAAGTCAAGGACGACGGTGCTTTCGTTAAGTTCTTGTCCAAGAAGGGTTCTTTGGAACACAACGTCAGAGAATTCCCAGAGTACTTTGCTTCCAAGGCttag
- the BUD20 gene encoding Bud20p (similar to Saccharomyces cerevisiae BUD20 (YLR074C); ancestral locus Anc_8.11), producing MGRYSVKRYKTKRRTRDLDLIYNDLATKESVQKLLNQPLDETKAGLGQHYCIHCAKYMETAIALKTHLKGKVHKRRVKELKGVPYTQEVSDAAAGYNLNKFLDRVQEIAQSVGPEKETNESLLKEHMDTTLANVATTEPTLPWAATPATEATEAESATTTTAQQ from the coding sequence ATGGGTAGATATTCGGTTAAGAGATACAAgaccaaaagaagaacacgAGACCTGGACCTGATCTATAATGACCTGGCAACCAAGGAGTCAGTACAGAAGCTTCTAAACCAGCCTTTGGACGAAACCAAGGCCGGCCTGGGTCAGCACTACTGTATACACTGTGCCAAATACATGGAGACCGCCATAGCTTTGAAAACGCACTTGAAGGGGAAGGTGCACAAGAGAAGGGTCAAAGAACTGAAGGGCGTCCCGTACACACAAGAGGTCTCTGATGCAGCTGCGGGCTACAACTTGAACAAGTTCTTGGACCGCGTACAAGAAATCGCACAATCGGTGGGCccagaaaaggaaaccaATGAGTCCTTGCTGAAAGAACATATGGACACTACCTTGGCAAACGTCGCCACGACAGAACCTACGCTTCCGTGGGCTGCCACACCTGCCACAGAAGCCACAGAAGCCGAATCCGCCACTACTACGACTGCtcaacaataa
- the RFU1 gene encoding Rfu1p (similar to Saccharomyces cerevisiae RFU1 (YLR073C); ancestral locus Anc_8.13), producing MKSSTLLVQDAKDYRFNPSIPLRIYLKTCIGILEKAQCAFQASDLSLAFIYYFRYVDLLTNKLSMHPELSSVDPSSSSSSSSIYKREYLQLIKLEVPAVCKIIESLRRQLDSQYSKLQTSLANNIAKPTTTSVQPQQQSLPKKSFDEYSFNQSISFFQKISNSQLNTTTSPQNQNQDTSRDEAYRLNYPELPRLTFST from the coding sequence ATGAAGTCTAGTACGCTGTTGGTCCAGGACGCCAAGGATTACCGCTTCAATCCGTCCATACCTTTGAGGATCTATTTGAAAACATGCATCGGCATCTTGGAAAAGGCACAGTGTGCGTTCCAGGCCAGCGATTTATCGCTGGcgtttatttattattttagATATGTGGATTTGTTGACTAATAAGCTGTCTATGCACCCCGAACTGTCGTCCGTGGATCCGTCCTCGTCCTCGTCCTCGTCGTCTATCTATAAAAGGGAATATCTGCAACTCATAAAATTGGAAGTGCCCGCAGTTTGCAAAATTATCGAAAGCCTGCGGAGGCAGCTCGACTCGCAGTACAGTAAACTGCAGACTTCGCTGGCCAATAACATAGCTAAACCAACCACAACTTCCGTGCAGCCGCAACAACAGTCACTGCCGAAGAAGTCCTTCGACGAATATAGCTTCAACCAGTCaatctcttttttccagaaaatttcaaattcacAACTAAACACCACAACCAGCCcgcaaaatcaaaatcaggATACCTCCCGCGATGAAGCTTACAGACTGAATTATCCGGAACTGCCACGCCTGACGTTCTCCACATAG
- the LAM6 gene encoding Lam6p (similar to Saccharomyces cerevisiae YFL042C and YLR072W; ancestral locus Anc_8.14), whose amino-acid sequence MWGDNMRELGGTMDSELNAVRPVVEEDGVDDGRRIIIKGKGCQKPSNEHMLISPGRDGSVPLNGLKSSPADPHLSDVNSILENHRGGDETALTSVNNIIMATSANSDSDGANSDTKRPSISNSSSRSSFLDTVLSTFSLKSNSQDTVTNEAKDIDVLFAPEMANEKFRQMFKSLPSKTKLIADYFCYFHREFPYQGRIYLSNTHLCFNSTVLNWMAKLQIPLSEIKYLDKVATNSGAISVETLTNKYTFSGFMSRDKVFQLITRIWSKENLTNINDVMEVDERISKTKGMSPAPSSIFNNVSTNAYNDFISTTTTEPTSRASYMSENDMLIEEAIRSVDDYMGTPRASPSPSSTSLSSSLSSSSLGSSTTYYCRPVYRLKPNAPFRYDGPSHVKETMDFPYKPEANNEYVLAERHFNVPPGLLFIMMFNEDNPVFELSFLKGQDSSNVSHVGTFEKVNKDGQHYREFQYTKQLHFPVGPKSTNCQVMEILLHCDWERYINVLSITRTPNVPSGTSFSTRTRYMFRWDDQGQGCILKISFWVDWNASSWIKPMVESNCKNGQITATKDLVKLIDDFVDKHVELSKERADALKALPSVASFGSPRKVVAAELAVTQPETKPEAEVEVSQTGGNRWRFNWVNIVILVLLTLNLLYLMKLNKKMDRVTTLITHRDEVVAHATLLDIPAKVQWSRPRNEAGVL is encoded by the coding sequence ATGTGGGGGGACAATATGCGCGAACTTGGTGGGACCATGGACAGTGAATTGAATGCAGTAAGGCCGGTGGTCGAGGAGGATGGTGTGGATGATGGGAGGAGAATAATAATTAAGGGTAAAGGCTGCCAAAAGCCCTCTAATGAGCATATGTTGATTTCGCCTGGTAGAGACGGCTCAGTGCCATTAAATGGGTTGAAATCTTCGCCGGCAGATCCACATCTGTCGGACGTGAATTCCATTTTGGAAAACCATCGCGGTGGTGACGAGACAGCGTTGACGTCTGtaaataatatcatcatGGCGACGTCGGCGAATAGTGACAGCGATGGTGCTAACAGTGATACCAAGAGGCCGTCTATCTCAAACTCTTCTTCGAGGTCGTCATTTTTGGACACTGTTTTGAGCACGTTCTCCTTAAAGTCAAATTCACAGGATACAGTTACGAATGAAGCAAAAGATATAGACGTTCTGTTTGCACCTGAGATGGCCAATGAAAAGTTCCGTCAAATGTTTAAATCGCTTCCTTCGAAAACAAAGCTCATTGCAGACTACTTCTGCTATTTCCACAGAGAATTCCCCTATCAGGGCAGGATTTACCTTTCCAATACACATTTATGCTTCAATTCGACCGTATTGAATTGGATGGCAAAGTTACAAATTCCCCTGAGTGAAATCAAGTATTTGGACAAGGTAGCCACAAACTCAGGCGCTATTTCAGTTGAGACTCTGACGAACAAGTACACCTTTTCTGGCTTCATGTCTCGAGATAAGGTTTTCCAATTGATCACGCGGATTTGGTCGAAGGAAAACTTGACGAACATCAATGACGTTATGGAGGTGGATGAGAGGATCTCCAAGACAAAGGGCATGTCGCCGGCCCCTTCCTCCATATTCAATAATGTTTCCACAAATGCATACAACGATTTCATATCGACAACGACGACTGAACCAACAAGTAGAGCGTCATATATGAGTGAGAATGACATGCTCATCGAAGAAGCCATAAGGTCCGTGGATGACTATATGGGTACCCCGAGAGCATCACCGTCTCCTTCATCGACGTCGTTGTCGTCTTCGTTGTCGTCGTCATCGTTAGGTTCTTCAACGACCTATTATTGCAGACCCGTATATAGGTTGAAGCCAAATGCGCCGTTTCGATACGATGGGCCCTCCCATGTAAAGGAAACAATGGATTTCCCTTATAAACCTGAGGCAAACAATGAATATGTACTAGCGGAGCGTCACTTCAATGTTCCACCGGGCCTACTTTTCATCATGATGTTCAATGAGGATAACCCTGTTTTCGAATTGAGCTTCTTGAAAGGCCAAGATTCATCGAACGTCTCACACGTCGGAACGTTTGAGAAGGTCAATAAGGATGGACAGCACTACAGAGAATTTCAGTACACCAAACAATTGCACTTCCCCGTCGGGCCCAAGTCCACGAACTGCCAAGTGATGGAGATTCTTTTACATTGCGACTGGGAAAGGTACATAAACGTCCTGAGTATAACAAGGACCCCGAATGTTCCCAGCGGTACCAGCTTCAGCACCAGAACGAGATATATGTTTCGGTGGGACGATCAGGGACAAGGTTGCATATTGAAGATAAGTTTTTGGGTGGACTGGAATGCATCCAGTTGGATTAAACCGATGGTAGAGAGCAATTGTAAAAACGGGCAGATCACCGCTACTAAGGATCTGGTAAAGTTGATTGATGACTTCGTGGACAAGCATGTGGAGTTGAGTAAAGAAAGGGCGGATGCCCTCAAGGCATTGCCGAGTGTCGCATCCTTTGGATCACCTAGAAAAGTGGTGGCAGCCGAGCTGGCGGTGACGCAGCCGGAGACAAAACCTGAAGCTGAGGTGGAGGTCTCGCAAACGGGCGGCAACAGGTGGAGGTTCAACTGGGTGAACATAGTGATACTAGTGCTATTAACACTGAACCTACTGTACCTGATGAAgttgaacaagaagatgGATAGGGTGACGACACTGATTACCCATAGGGATGAAGTAGTGGCGCATGCGACGCTGCTGGATATACCCGCCAAGGTGCAGTGGTCAAGGCCAAGAAACGAGGCGGGGGTGCTGTAA